In the genome of Brachionichthys hirsutus isolate HB-005 unplaced genomic scaffold, CSIRO-AGI_Bhir_v1 contig_1439, whole genome shotgun sequence, one region contains:
- the LOC137915922 gene encoding pleckstrin homology domain-containing family G member 4B-like, whose translation MKKQPKGGAPPPLERAAWNPDSLDSSIQSTLSALFPPFEATAPVVLGQLFRSIEERYHGDALQCLLDFLIPSKHLLESVQQAACAGYSDVLFRCEGWPLCLRDKTVIQLAPVNPLLLRPGDFYLQVEPFGDQAARIVLKSLLVEDCREVEETPVPETSYPCIFTEEWLQDINEGRQGTPLSRCLLCTDQGVIKLPWAKIAIPEFLDKPKILTNVHEAPPEAKHISVPSHFSSSTLPVEAIFLPSKDRMSASLRPLNCSSKLVKLEHERRTSKSCSKPLVRPVGWVSPNTWDSQDAYQESEGDYVDLVDIYKGNHGGSRVNPANSGLCQPARPAPPTLCGGGAPCGCTLQYVEKPCAPCSQRRMGHEPDDPDSKGRYRESYVAALRNPVPFERGGVDLLAALGDVGLCEAEELSSKGASRPNRNRCSHCNKPSMSDEPWQCCRPTPGSRQPHPKDHPTSFELENLMKEPPVVLKSTPGLSHSQKIQMKLISHQPGASPGVPAGSDSSLENCDGDIKPDAMAEDVKPSGKHKAKVRSLSSVSETSKGSLPLYKLNNRSYSDICPETITDMMQCERSELSDQATRRLERRKSPKNGFLTSSGDAAAGATTEEPGSKLQISRTEKPSTCSDTRESPEAKESSFRSISALIELGMICLPGSRDRTGRPVVEVHTDRKEWASPLVSAQSVCDLLLYLHSIPRKDIRELGMTLVINARRKPPSLHLYKALLMAQVKATGLHAHEQALHAVHSVVMLVDKDTYPRPEKQPGLQMDVVTSMKALSKTVEASQLTSDLGGAFAYSHSDWLQFHQRLVSFMADLRGADRLLQKAIKKVDDCRKMDTGQEVQQCIQEQRASMKEVLQDGRLVSLQREGGAVLARMKKEDFRFPHSEDYRDALESATSLYNQLDEKLHTLVMRSNESLQHLELLFTLRETEAKINTAGMWFSTEGEQRLNDPRATDETLESTEETLQNFDVFLKRAKENQQHALSIAKEAEGMFGRGVSNPAADVFQTLLSTFKGNLDDFMLRAEEKYKDLDAKVQMHRFCEQASSTVKECSRFLEKVEQGCDSASTLSTLQMFQDRLGDEFATQNFQALKTKVCAMRSGAPGVMGVWNAAWVQCQEIRQRLETMQKKKTKTKGSDKNQILQTAADPQGDGIEEEEERGDVGKSECPPTQKQATAPRSNNHLRRSKKGEPQTQNRIEAAAANDKTTRVLTPNINRHPESKSRPREHHSEADLRSTASGDGGSDFPFQQPLGRSLSEGSCSSCRLTAVSWFSPLNVRNKHCQSRTQQPEQHLQPTQHPCVPQNQCLVSGVRDGEQREGRTASTQRPQDLRTAETLLTPAQNNGSNALKLRRIMEELLATEREYVKALGYVREQYLPELERADVPQDLRGQGGSIFGNLERLHDFHRLRFTDELEGCMSEPLRVGRCFLRHREGFALYALYSKNKPRSDSLLINHGQAFFKQKQLRLGDKMDLWSYLLKPVQRISKYSLLLQDMMRECGAGQSREMAEVKAALEVIQFQLRHGNNLLAMDAIHHCDVNLKEQGQLIRQDEFLVTFRKRKCFRHIFLFQELVLFSKTRETDVGNDTYIYKQSFKTSDIGLTQNTGESGLCFEIWFRKRKTHDTYTLKAANREVKHAWTKDLERILWEQAVNNRAVRMQERVFMGIGNKPFMDIKPSDAAISDRAIDYVLMGREHKALSSVGSRGSQDGLPAARPKSAGSGSSSSSSSSSGRGSLPPVGYLCGSMQTMGAGGIVGYTSPPGAPEEDDLDHESGSQNLLLDSSESSGDSVSGFSSSSHSFHSAIGGEVEDTPSVFASAIVVKDAAIAYRAEASAGIQENDLPASPAAAKPDGRHATAPSCCKVQESTAGKSTEV comes from the exons ATGAAGAAGCAGCCGAAGGGTGGCGCTCCTCCCCCACTGGAGAGAGCGGCGTGG AACCCGGACTCGTTGGACTCGTCCATCCAGAGCACCCTCTCGGCCCTCTTCCCTCCTTTCGAGGCCACGGCCCCCGTCGTCCTCGGCCAGCTCTTTCGCTCCATTGAGGAACGGTATCACGGCGATGCATTACAGTGCCTGCTGGACTTCCTGATCCCATCCAAGCACCTGCTGGAGAGCGTCCAGCAGGCAGCATGT GCTGGCTACTCTGATGTGCTTTTTCGCTGTGAAGGCTGGCCTCTGTGTCTCCGTGATAAAACTGTCATCCAGTTGGCTCCTGTGAACCCGTTGCTGTTGCGTCCCGGAGACTTCTATCTCCAGGTGGAGCCTTTCGGGGATCAGGCAGCTCGCATCGTGCTGAAAAGTTTGCTGGTGGAGGACTGTCGAGAAGTGGAGGAGACCCCCGTCCCAGAGACTTCCTATCCCTGTATCTTCACAGAAGAATGGCTGCAGGACATTAACGAAGGACGGCAGGGAACGCCCCTGTCCCGCTGCTTGCTTTGCACAGATCAAGGAGTAATCAAGTTGCCTTGGGCTAAAATTGCCATTCCAGAGTTTTTAGACAAGCCCAAGATCCTGACAAATGTTCACGAAGCTCCTCCTGAAGCAAAACACATCTCAGTTCCCTCCCATTTCAGCTCCTCCACGCTCCCAGTGGAAGCCATTTTCCTTCCCTCAAAAGACCGGATGTCTGCCTCTTTGAGACCTTTGAACTGTTCTTCCAAACTTGTCAAACTGGAGCATGAGAGGCGAACCTCCAAGTCATGCTCCAAGCCTTTAGTCAGACCCGTCGGCTGGGTTTCCCCGAATACGTGGGACAGCCAAGATGCATATCAAGAGAGTGAGGGTGATTATGTAGACCTTGTTGATATCTACAAAGGGAACCATGGAGGCAGCCGCGTAAACCCAGCTAATTCAGGTTTGTGCCAACCTGCCAGGCCAGCTCCGCCCACTTTGTGTGGAGGCGGCGCTCCCTGTGGATGCACGCTTCAGTATGTGGAGAAGCCTTGCGCACCATGCAGCCAGAGAAGGATGGGGCACGAGCCCGATGATCCAGACTCAAAGGGTCGGTACAGAGAGTCGTATGTGGCAGCGCTGAGGAACCCGGTTCCTTTTGAGAGAGGGGGCGTCGACCTCCTGGCTGCTCTGGGGGACGTTGGCCTTTGTGAAGCGGAAGAGCTAAGCTCAAAGGGTGCATCCAGGCCGAATAGAAATCGCTGCAGCCACTGCAATAAGCCCTCGATGAGTGATGAGCCCTGGCAGTGCTGTCGACCGACGCCGGGCAGCCGACAACCTCACCCCAAAGATCATCCGACAAGTTTTGAGTTGGAGAACCTCATGAAGGAACCGCCTGTGGTTTTAAAATCAACCCCTGGTTTGAGTCACTCTCAGAAAATTCAGATGAAACTTATTTCCCACCAACCCGGAGCGAGTCCCGGTGTACCGGCAGGGTCCGATTCGTCCTTGGAAAACTGTGATGGAGACATAAAACCTGATGCGATGGCAGAGGACGTGAAACCGTCTGGGAAACACAAAGCTAAGGTCCGGTCTCTGTCCAGTGTGTCGGAGACTTCTAAAGGAAGCCTGCCTCTCTACAAACTCAACAACAGGAGCTACAGCGACATCTGCCCTGAAACAATCACCGACATGATGCAGTGCGAGAGGAGCGAGCTCTCGGATCAGGCGACTCGGAGGCTGGAAAGACGCAAGTCCCCGAAAAACG GCTTCCTTACTTCGTCAGGtgacgccgccgccggcgccACCACAGAggaaccaggctccaaactccAAATCTCAAGGACAGAAAAACCTTCAACATGTTCTGACACTCGGGAGTCTCCAGAAGCCAAAGAATCAAGTTTCAGAAGCATCAGTGCTCTAATTGAACTGGGCATGATCTGTCTGCCAG GCAGCAGGGACAGGACGGGCAGGCCAGTGGTGGAGGTCCACACTGACAGAAAGGAGTGGGCAAGCCCTCTCGTGTCAGCCCAGAGTGTCTGCGACTTACTGCTGTACTTACACTCCATACCAAG GAAAGACATTCGAGAGCTGGGAATGACTTTGGTCATCAATGCCAGGAGGAAGCCGCCTTCGCTTCATCTCTACAAAGCCCTGCTGATGGCCCAGGTTAAAGCTACAGGCCTGCATGCACAT GAGCAGGCCCTCCACGCCGTCCACAGCGTCGTGATGCTGGTGGATAAAGACACTTATCCTCGACCTGAAAAGCAGCCCGGCCTGCAG ATGGATGTGGTGACGTCTATGAAAGCCCTCAGCAAGACAGTCGAAGCTTCTCAGCTCACTTCTGACCTGGGTGGGGCCTTCGCTTACagtcactctgattggctgcaatTCCATCAG AGACTGGTTTCGTTTATGGCTGACCTGCGAGGGGCAGACAGGCTGTTGCAGAAGGCCATCAAGAAAGTGGACGACTGCAGAAAGATGGACACTGGCCAG GAGGTGCAGCAATGCATTCAGGAACAAAGAGCCTCAATGAAAGAGGTCCTGCAAGACGGTCGATTGGTCAGTCtgcaaagagagggaggggctgtGCTCGCAAGGATGAAAAAAGAGGACTTCCGGTTTCCACATTCTGAGGACTACAG AGATGCTCTCGAGTCGGCAACAAGTCTGTACAACCAGCTGGACGAGAAGCTCCACACCCTGGTGATGAGGTCGAATGAATCACTGCAGCACCTGGAGCTCCTCTTCACCCTCAGGGAGACGGAGGCCAAAATCAACACG GCTGGGATGTGGTTCAGCACGGAAGGTGAACAGAGACTGAATGACCCTCGTGCAACAGATGAAACTCTCGAGTCCACTGAAGAGACGCTGCAGAACTTTGATGTGTTTCTCAAACGGGCAAAG GAGAACCAGCAGCACGCCCTTTCCATAGCGAAGGAGGCAGAGGGAATGTTTGGCAGAGGTGTCTCCAATCCGGCAGCAGATGTTTTCCAGACTCTGCTCAGCACTTTTAAAGGCAATCTGGATGATTTTATGCTGCGGGCAGAAGAGAAGTACAAAGATCTGGACGCAAAAGTGCAAATGCATCGCTTCTGTGAGCAG GCGTCCTCCACGGTCAAAGAATGCAGTCGTTTCCTGGAGAAGGTAGAGCAGGGCTGCGACTCAGCTTCGACCCTGAGCACCCTCCAAATGTTTCAAGATAGATTAGGCGATGAATTCGCCACCCAGAACTTCCAGGCTCTGAAAACAAAGGTATGTGCCATGAGATCAGGGGCTCCGGGGGTGATGGGGGTGTGGAATGCAGCGTGGGTCCAGTGCCAGGAAATCAGACAGCGTCTTGAGAcgatgcagaagaagaagacgaagacgaaaGGCTCAGACAAGAACCAGATCCTACAGACTGCAGCAGACCCACAAGGGGATGGgatcgaggaggaggaggaaaggggtgACGTAGGCAAAAGTGaatgcccccccacccagaaGCAAGCCACTGCTCCGCGCTCCAACAACCATCTGAGAAGGAGCAAGAAGGGCGAACCCCAAACACAGAACCGGATTGAAGCGGCTGCTGCAAATGACAAAACGACTCGTGTTCTTACACCAAACATCAACCGTCATCCAGAAAGCAAATCGAGGCCAAGAGAGCATCACAGCGAGGCGGATCTGAGGAGTACCGCCTCGGGCGACGGGGGCAGCGACTTTCCCTTTCAACAGCCGTTAGGTCGCTCTTTGAGTGAGGGGTCCTGCTCGAGCTGCCGTCTGACGGCCGTCTCGTGGTTTTCACCTTTAAATGTGAGAAACAAACACTGTCAAAGCAGGACACAGCAGCCGGAGCAACATCTGCAGCCCACCCAGCATCCGTGCGTCCCCCAGAATCAGTGTTTGGTGTCAGGTGTCCGCGATGGAGAGCAGCGTGAAGGACGCACAGCCTCAACCCAGAGACCTCAAGACTTAAGGACTGCAGAGACATTGCTCACTCCAGCACAAAACAATGGCAGCAATGCTTT GAAACTCCGGCGGatcatggaggagctgctggccaCGGAGAGGGAGTACGTGAAGGCTCTGGGCTACGTGCGCGAGCAGTATCTCCCCGAGCTGGAGAGGGCGGACGTCCCTCAGGACCTGAGGGGCCAGGGGGGCAGCATCTTCGGAAACTTGGAAAGACTGCATGACTTCCACAGACTCCGCTTCACCGATGAGCTGGAGGGCTGCATGAGTGAGCCTCTCCGAGTGGGACGCTGCTTCCTGCGGCAT AGGGAAGGTTTTGCCTTGTATGCTCTTTACAGCAAGAACAAACCTCGGTCTGATAGTCTTCTCATCAACCACGGCCAGGCCTTCTTCAAG CAAAAGCAGCTGAGGCTCGGGGATAAGATGGACCTGTGGTCGTACCTGCTGAAGCCCGTGCAGCGGATCAGTAAGTACAGccttctgctgcaggacatgaTGAGGGAATGTGGTGCGGGACAAAGCAGAGAGATGGCTGAGGTCAAGGCCGCTCTGGAGGTCATCCAGTTCCAGCTACGCCACGGAAACAACCTGCTGGCCATGGACGCCATCCACCACTGTGAT GTCAACCTGAAGGAGCAGGGCCAGCTGATTCGCCAGGACGAGTTCTTAGTCACATTTAGGAAAAGAAAGTGCTTCCGTcacatttttctctttcaagAACTCGTCCTCTTTAGCAAGACCAGGGAGACGGATGTAGGAAATGACACATACATCTACAAGCAGTCCTTCAAG ACCTCAGACATAGGCCTGACCCAGAACACTGGTGAAAGCGGCCTGTGCTTTGAGATCTGGTTCAGGAAGAGGAAAACCCACGACACGTACACGCTTAAAGCAGCTAATCGGGAGGTGAAGCACGCCTGGACCAAGGACCTGGAGCGGATCCTGTGGGAGCAGGCGGTAAACAACCGAG CGGTTCGCATGCAGGAGAGAGTGTTCATGGGAATCGGAAACAAGCCTTTCATGGACATCAAGCCCAGTGACGCCGCCATTAGCGACAGAGCCATCGACTATGTGCTGATGGGAAGAG AACACAAGGCGCTGTCCTCGGTGGGATCACGTGGATCTCAGGACGGACTTCCTGCAGCCCGGCCAAAATCTGCAGGTTCAGGAAGCagttcgtcctcctcctcgtcctctgggAGGGGCTCTCTGCCCCCAGTGGGATATCTGTGTGGGTCGATGCAAACGATGGGTGCGGGAGGCATTGTAGGATACACATCTCCCCCAGGAGCGCCGGAGGAGGACGACCTGGACCACGAGAGCGGCAGCCAGAACTTACTGT TGGACAGCTCCGAGTCCTCCGGGGACAGCGTGAGCGGTTTCAGCAGTTCCAGTCACAGCTTCCACTCTGCTAttggaggagaggtggaggacacGCCTTCGGTATTTGCTTCTGCCATCGTCGTTAAGGATGCGGCGATTGCTTATCGAGCTGAAGCCTCTGCAGGGATCCAAGAAAATGATCTGCCAGCATCGCCAGCGGCCGCCAAACCTGACGGCCGCCACGCCACGGCACCGTCCTGCTGCAAG GTTCAGGAGAGCACTGCTGGGAAATCCACAGAGGTGTGA